A section of the Ciceribacter thiooxidans genome encodes:
- a CDS encoding GNAT family N-acetyltransferase has product MARRDSTMLGQFAEAVALVSQGQPGHIVDTLIAERGEKIVKHPLWPVMRPFLYTLLRYDKAIEFADDVANVPGFQAFEYLSNVLRLEIQARYPERIPSSGGFILVSNHPTGIADGVAVFDLLKERRPDMMFFANRDAVRVNPRLVEMVIPVEWREEYKSKLKARETLQLTNRAVAEQKATVLFPSGRIAYWANGRLNERPWKTSAIGLARKYNLPILPVHMKARNSGLFYWFAKWSTELRDMTVFYELLNKKGDRFEFTIGQMIPPEQLEGDAVEVTAALERHTVHHLATDGDASFSW; this is encoded by the coding sequence ATGGCTCGCCGTGATTCGACGATGTTGGGACAGTTCGCAGAGGCAGTCGCCCTGGTATCGCAAGGTCAGCCCGGACACATCGTCGATACGCTGATTGCCGAACGGGGCGAGAAGATCGTCAAACATCCGCTCTGGCCGGTGATGCGGCCCTTTCTCTATACGCTTCTGCGTTATGACAAGGCCATCGAATTTGCGGATGATGTCGCCAACGTGCCGGGATTCCAGGCCTTCGAATATCTGAGCAACGTACTGCGGCTCGAAATTCAGGCGCGCTATCCCGAGCGCATTCCCTCCTCGGGCGGCTTCATCCTGGTGAGCAACCATCCGACGGGCATCGCCGACGGGGTGGCAGTCTTCGACCTGTTGAAGGAACGACGACCGGACATGATGTTCTTCGCCAACCGGGACGCCGTGCGTGTGAACCCGCGATTGGTGGAGATGGTCATTCCGGTCGAGTGGCGGGAGGAGTACAAGAGCAAGCTGAAAGCGCGCGAAACGCTGCAGCTCACCAACCGTGCGGTGGCCGAGCAGAAGGCGACGGTCCTCTTTCCCTCCGGGCGGATCGCTTACTGGGCGAACGGACGACTCAACGAACGGCCATGGAAGACCTCGGCGATCGGCCTTGCCCGCAAATACAATCTGCCGATCTTGCCGGTCCACATGAAGGCGCGCAATTCCGGACTGTTCTACTGGTTTGCCAAGTGGTCGACGGAGCTGCGCGACATGACGGTCTTTTACGAGCTTCTCAACAAGAAGGGCGATCGTTTCGAATTCACCATCGGGCAGATGATCCCACCGGAACAGCTCGAAGGCGATGCTGTGGAAGTGACCGCCGCGCTCGAGCGGCACACGGTTCACCACCTTGCGACGGACGGGGACGCGTCGTTTTCGTGGTGA
- a CDS encoding primosomal protein N': MKDDSPELFAAPKSRVVPVLVPMPAPVPYSYVVPEGMAVEAGSIVQVPLGPRQVIGVVWDGPEGGEVDPRKLRPIEKVFDCPPIDKNMRSFLDWVAAYTLSPPGLVARMALRAPAAFDPDPMVEGLRFSGIVPERMTSARRKVLDLAGDGLSWTKSGLAHAGGVSASVIDGLAAQGVFETVFLPPPPLVAKPDADYAPARLEGPQEEAAEDILEGIRSSGFSVALIDGVTGSGKTEVYFEAIAETIRQGRQVLILLPEIALTANFLERFHDRFGSKPAEWHSDLATRTREKVWRQAATGEVRVVAGARSALFLPFEDLGLIIVDEEHDPAFKQEDRVFYNARDMAVVRARIGDFPVVLVSATPSVESQVNCLAGRYRRIHLPTRFAGAALPDLHLIDMRRSPPERGGFLSPVLLKAVGKTVERGEQALLFLNRRGYAPLTLCRVCGHRFQCPQCSSWLVEHRFRGQIQCHQCGYAEPTPQACPECGTLDHLVACGPGVERIAEEVERHFPDARTLVLSSDLGGVKRLRLELEAIANGEADIVIGTQLVAKGHNFPLMTLVGIVDADIGLANGDPRAAERTFQLLSQVTGRAGRTGRKSHGLIQTFQPQHPVMQALVSGDAAAFYEREISERERAGLPPFGRLVSIIVSADTRGEAETHARQLRHSAPMVEGIAILGPAEAPLALIRGRHRFRLLVHGRRSSDMQAFVRTMLERGPKERRSVHVQVDVDPQSFL; this comes from the coding sequence ATGAAAGACGATTCGCCCGAACTCTTCGCCGCTCCGAAATCCCGCGTAGTCCCGGTTCTGGTTCCCATGCCGGCGCCGGTTCCCTATTCGTACGTGGTGCCGGAAGGTATGGCAGTCGAGGCGGGTTCGATTGTGCAGGTGCCACTCGGCCCACGTCAGGTGATCGGCGTCGTCTGGGACGGACCGGAAGGCGGCGAGGTCGATCCGCGCAAGCTGCGCCCGATCGAGAAGGTCTTCGACTGTCCGCCGATCGACAAGAACATGCGCAGCTTTCTGGACTGGGTGGCCGCTTACACCCTCTCGCCACCGGGACTCGTCGCCCGCATGGCGCTTCGGGCGCCTGCGGCATTTGATCCGGATCCCATGGTCGAAGGGCTACGCTTTTCCGGCATCGTGCCGGAGCGCATGACATCCGCACGGCGCAAGGTGCTCGATCTTGCGGGTGATGGACTATCGTGGACGAAGAGCGGTCTTGCCCACGCGGGCGGCGTGTCAGCGAGCGTGATTGATGGGCTTGCGGCCCAGGGCGTGTTCGAGACCGTCTTCTTGCCACCGCCGCCCCTGGTCGCAAAGCCGGACGCCGACTACGCGCCGGCGCGCCTGGAGGGTCCGCAGGAGGAAGCGGCGGAGGATATCCTCGAAGGCATCCGGAGCAGCGGGTTTTCGGTCGCTTTGATCGATGGTGTTACCGGCTCCGGCAAGACAGAAGTCTATTTCGAGGCAATTGCGGAAACCATCCGACAGGGTCGGCAGGTATTGATCTTGCTGCCGGAAATTGCCCTCACGGCAAACTTCCTGGAGCGTTTCCATGATCGCTTCGGATCGAAACCGGCGGAATGGCATTCCGATCTCGCCACCCGCACACGCGAAAAGGTCTGGCGGCAGGCCGCCACCGGCGAAGTCCGCGTCGTCGCGGGTGCGCGATCGGCCCTGTTTCTCCCCTTCGAAGATCTCGGCCTGATCATTGTCGATGAGGAGCACGACCCGGCGTTCAAACAGGAGGACCGAGTTTTCTACAATGCCCGCGACATGGCGGTGGTTCGTGCCAGGATCGGGGACTTTCCGGTCGTTCTGGTCTCCGCGACGCCTTCAGTCGAAAGCCAGGTCAACTGCCTTGCCGGGCGCTACCGGCGCATTCATCTGCCGACGCGATTTGCGGGTGCTGCGCTACCGGACCTTCATCTCATCGATATGCGGCGATCTCCGCCGGAACGCGGTGGCTTCCTTTCCCCCGTTTTGCTCAAAGCCGTCGGCAAGACGGTGGAGCGTGGCGAACAGGCACTGCTCTTTCTCAATCGTCGCGGCTATGCGCCCCTGACGCTCTGCCGGGTCTGCGGCCATCGCTTCCAGTGTCCGCAATGTTCCAGCTGGCTGGTGGAGCATCGCTTCCGTGGCCAGATCCAGTGTCATCAGTGCGGTTATGCCGAGCCGACGCCGCAAGCCTGTCCGGAATGCGGGACGCTTGATCACCTGGTCGCCTGCGGCCCCGGCGTCGAGCGCATCGCCGAGGAGGTGGAGCGGCATTTTCCGGATGCGAGAACGCTGGTGCTCTCCTCGGACTTGGGAGGCGTCAAACGTCTGCGGCTCGAACTGGAAGCGATTGCAAACGGGGAAGCGGACATCGTGATCGGCACGCAGCTCGTCGCGAAGGGCCACAACTTTCCCCTGATGACGCTCGTCGGGATTGTCGACGCGGATATCGGCCTTGCGAACGGTGATCCGCGTGCGGCCGAACGGACCTTCCAATTGCTTTCGCAGGTCACCGGTCGTGCCGGACGAACGGGGCGCAAGAGCCACGGTCTCATCCAGACGTTCCAGCCACAGCATCCGGTGATGCAGGCGCTTGTCTCCGGCGATGCCGCAGCGTTTTACGAGCGCGAGATATCCGAGCGCGAGCGGGCCGGTCTTCCGCCCTTCGGACGCCTTGTGTCTATCATCGTCTCTGCCGATACGCGCGGGGAGGCGGAAACGCATGCGCGACAATTGCGGCATTCAGCACCCATGGTGGAGGGGATCGCGATATTGGGACCGGCAGAAGCGCCTCTTGCCCTGATCCGCGGTCGGCACCGTTTCCGCCTGCTGGTCCACGGCCGGCGCAGCAGCGACATGCAGGCCTTCGTTCGCACCATGCTCGAACGCGGACCGAAAGAGAGGCGCTCCGTCCACGTGCAGGTGGACGTCGATCCGCAGAGCTTTCTCTGA
- a CDS encoding DUF4345 domain-containing protein, whose product MEFYFPTEFGEQLAFVSAAVTALIGLFVMFAPGLTFRFCGLQPREGMAEGFAAARSYGGMLFGFAGGALLLAQPMVYLAFGAALAMSVFGRILSVMSDGGTSLRGILLLIVSAVLASLPIAYVFGLT is encoded by the coding sequence ATGGAATTCTATTTTCCGACGGAATTTGGCGAGCAACTGGCTTTCGTATCGGCTGCCGTTACGGCATTGATTGGCCTCTTCGTAATGTTCGCCCCGGGGCTGACGTTCAGATTTTGCGGGCTTCAGCCGCGTGAAGGTATGGCCGAAGGTTTCGCGGCCGCACGTTCCTACGGCGGCATGCTTTTCGGCTTCGCGGGCGGCGCATTGCTGCTCGCCCAACCGATGGTCTATCTCGCCTTCGGCGCCGCGCTTGCAATGTCCGTCTTCGGGCGAATACTCTCGGTAATGTCGGATGGCGGCACTTCCCTGCGCGGTATTCTACTTCTGATTGTCTCTGCAGTGCTTGCCTCACTGCCGATAGCCTACGTTTTTGGTCTGACTTAA
- a CDS encoding F0F1 ATP synthase subunit delta codes for MPVADTSQLISGVAERYASSLFELALEAGAVDTVSADLDRFQAMIDGSADLKRLVQSPVFSAEDQVKAVSVLCEKAGLGSLVGNFIKVVAGNRRLFAISGMITAFRRIAARHRGEITAEVTSAHALTGEQENELKAALKGVTGKDVAVSVTVDPSILGGLIVKVGSRQIDTSLRTKLSTLKLALKEVG; via the coding sequence TTGCCCGTGGCAGACACATCCCAGCTTATCTCAGGTGTGGCGGAGCGCTATGCTTCCTCGCTTTTCGAGCTTGCGCTCGAAGCCGGCGCCGTCGACACCGTGAGTGCCGATCTTGATCGTTTCCAGGCAATGATCGATGGCAGCGCTGATCTGAAGCGCCTCGTTCAGAGCCCTGTCTTCTCGGCGGAAGACCAGGTCAAGGCCGTTTCGGTGCTCTGCGAGAAGGCGGGCCTCGGCAGCCTCGTTGGCAATTTCATCAAGGTGGTAGCCGGCAACCGTCGGCTTTTTGCCATTTCGGGAATGATCACGGCTTTCCGCCGTATCGCCGCTCGCCATCGTGGTGAGATCACGGCGGAGGTGACCTCCGCCCATGCGCTGACCGGCGAACAGGAAAACGAACTGAAGGCGGCGCTGAAGGGCGTGACCGGAAAGGATGTGGCGGTCTCTGTCACCGTCGATCCCTCCATTCTCGGCGGCCTGATCGTCAAGGTCGGATCCCGCCAGATCGACACGTCTCTTCGCACCAAACTTTCCACCCTTAAGCTTGCACTGAAAGAGGTTGGCTGA